DNA sequence from the Acidimicrobiales bacterium genome:
GATTGTCGGTGCGGTAGCGCACGCCGTCGCCGTGTGCCCAGATCGAGACGTTCAGGGTGTCACCCGGAAGTGTCGGTCGCGAGAAGCGCCCGGCCATCGACACCACACGTCCCGGGTCGGATCCGCACACGGCATGGAGCAACGCGCGCCCCGCGAACCCGAACGTGCAGAGCCCGTGGAGGATCGGGCGGTCGAAACCGGCCCGCTCGGCGAACACGGGGTCCGAGTGCAGAGGGTTTCGGTCACCCGACAACCGGTAGAGCAGGGCCTGGTCCTGGCGCGTGGTGTAGGAGACCACGTCGTCGGGCTCGCCCTCGGGCGCCGGCGGGACCCCCGACGGCCCGCGGTCGCCGCCGAAGCCACCCCCGCCCCGGACGAACAGTGACGACGTGGCGGTGAACCGGGGCTCCTCGCTGCGGGCGTCGACCGACCGGGACTCGGTGACCACCACGGCGCCGGACCCCTTGTCGAACACGCCCGTCACCGTGCTCGTGGTGCGCACGGTCCCGGCGGGCGGGATCGGGCCGAACAGCTCGATCGACTGCTCGCCGTGGACGAGCATCGCCGGGTCGAAGCTGCCGAGGCTCCCTCGGGGTGGTCCGCCACCGCCCACGACGGCCGCGAAGGTGGGCAGGACGCGCTGGGGCCGGTCGACGGAGTTCTCCGTCGTGAAGTCGAGCTCGAACCCGGCGGCGTCGAGCGAGCCCGCCCCGACCCCCACGGCGTAGAGCAGGCAGTCGGTCGACGTCCACGATCGCTCGACGGGCTCCGAGG
Encoded proteins:
- a CDS encoding MaoC/PaaZ C-terminal domain-containing protein, with translation MPINPDVVGMASEPVERSWTSTDCLLYAVGVGAGSLDAAGFELDFTTENSVDRPQRVLPTFAAVVGGGGPPRGSLGSFDPAMLVHGEQSIELFGPIPPAGTVRTTSTVTGVFDKGSGAVVVTESRSVDARSEEPRFTATSSLFVRGGGGFGGDRGPSGVPPAPEGEPDDVVSYTTRQDQALLYRLSGDRNPLHSDPVFAERAGFDRPILHGLCTFGFAGRALLHAVCGSDPGRVVSMAGRFSRPTLPGDTLNVSIWAHGDGVRYRTDNQRGETVIAAGSFVFS